Genomic segment of Veillonella parvula DSM 2008:
GATTAAGTCTGTACGACTTGGCTCAATATCAGTTAATGGTACTACATGATCTTTATAAAACTCTGCTTCAGATGCTTTCACAGGCACTTGGAAGAACAAGAAATATGCCATGTTATCCTTGTACCAAGTAATACTGCGAACTAAGCCATTATTTACATCACCTGTATACTGCACATCACCTGTTGGGGTAGAGTCAATCCACTGTACGTCATGGTATTCCGTTGGAACATATTCTTTAGGCCATACAGTATCCTTAGAGTAACTCATGCGGAAGGCCATAACATGATTTACCCAACGGCCGCTATGTTCTTTGTACTCTTTACCTTGCTTCCAATATACAGTTTCTAATACATCATTATCATAAAAATGTGTAGCATAGTATGTATAGCCAAGAGGCAAGTAACTTGGTACAGATACGTCATAGAACATCTTACGAGATGCATCAATTACACCGCTTGGTAAGCCGATGGATTTACTCGTAAGTATAGGCCACTCAGAATTCGTATGTGTACGCAATGGCAACCCAATAGATTCAAAATGAGGTCTATCTTGTTCACCATTTTGTTTAACACTTTGCGCATTATTTCGTTTACCATTTTGCTTATCATTTCCGTCACCACGTAATCTAGTGTCATCAGAAGCCACGTTACTTAACGGCCCTACTGAATCTACAATTTTGCTTACATAGTTTTGGTTTCTTGAGGAAGCAAAGTAGAGCATATGAACTTTGTTATCTTTTTCCCAATAAGCAATTTGAACAGAATCGTTGCTAGAGCCTAAAGTATGTACAGGAATTCCATTAGGGGTAGTAAAGCTAACAGTATCATCAGCATTGTATTTTGTCTTTTCCAATATAGGCTTTACCACGGTATCGATAGCCCAACCCATACGATATACAATATCTGTATTAGAGAAAGTTAATTTCGGACCATATTCTCCATCATGGCCCGTTTCCGTATATACAATTTCTAATACGTCATGATTCCTTGACTTTACATCGCGTACTGCATAGTCTTCAGGCATATAAGATGGAATCTGTAAATCATATCCAAAATAATTAGTAGTTGCCTCAATATTACGCTCTAGGATATCACCATTATCAAGTTGATCATACCACCGATAGCGATTCATTAGTTCTTTATTCTTTTCCACTGTATCAGTGGTAACTGTATGTCCATTTTCATCCACTAAAGGAGATAACGCACTAACTGATTGTACTCCAAAGCTGCCTATCACGGTAGCTAATATTCCCATGGCTAATAATGATTTTGTTATTTTCAATCTCATAATTTCTGCTCTCTCTAAATTTAGATATTTATAAGTATATATTACCGAAGTAATCATTTATCTATTACATTTTTTAACTCAGATCACTGACTTTCAAGAGTATTACGTACCATTAATAAATCACACCAGTCTATGCTTTCATAGGCACTACATGTTCCTCTTTTATTTCTTCAATAGTTTTAAGTTTAATCGGTGTTATCGGATAATTACCAACTAGTTCATAACGAGAGCTATCAATACTTTTCAACGGTACCACATGCTCCTTATAGAATTCCGCATCAGCCTCTTTCACCCGTTCTAAGAAGAATAGAGAATAAGCCATCCCATCCTTCGTCCACGAAATGCTGCGAACCATATGTGTTTCAGGATTACCTGTAAAATAAACATCACCAGAATCACCTGATTTAGACCATTCAATATCGCCGTACTCAGATGGAACATATGGTGTATCTCTTACGATATCTAAGGAATATCCCATTCTATATGCCATAATACTATCTATATATTTTTTCCCATCCCGATAGATAGTCACACCTTTTTTATAATATACAACCTCTAATACATCATTTTGATCTTGACGCGCTGTATAGAGCTGATAACCATAAGGTATATAGCTAGGCGCCTTGACCTCATACGGCAGTTGCTGTGCAGCTTCTACTATTCCTTTCCAATTACGAGCCCCTTCTTGCGTTTTCATAGGCCACTCTAATAAAGTCTTTCTTGGTAATGCTTTAATTGCTGAATCAGGATGAACTCTAGGCATATCAAATGTAACGGCAGCGGAAACCCCAACATTATCGGTAGATATTGAATCATTAACAACATCAGCTGAAACATATCCTGCACACAATAATCCTACAGCCATAGCAGCTAAAACGGACTTATATATAAGCTTCTTCATGATCTCTCCTTTTATAAAAACTTGATATATACTTTACACATATAATGATATATTTTCTTATTTATATCAAAAACATGCCACCTATTCTGTTGCCCTAGCTACTTCATAAAACTTTTATCTTTCCTATTGTGAAAGTATAGTTATGAGCCATTAGCTGCTTTAATTCTAACTAGTTATACATAATAAAACATCCTACTAAACGCTATATTACAATAGAGTTCAATAGGATGTTTTGTCATTATTTATTTAATGGAGGCATAATAATATCTTGTTCAAGCTGTCTTCGTCTCTTTGCGGTATAGCCTACAACTTTAATTCGAACTACGCCCACAGAGTTTACCATGGCATCACTAAAGGTAAATTCTCGACCAGTCTGATGATTCATCAACACCTGTAAACCATGAGCTTTTTCATCAATATTCTCTAAATAAGCAGCCTCTCCTCGGCCCATTACACTGGAATAGACTGAACTATATTTACAAGGAATATCTCCACCTGAAACGAGAGCCTCATCATCACCATCAATTTCGATAAATACATGAGGATTCGCTTGAATCAAACTAAACTTCTTCCCCTCATGATATCCATGCACAAAAATATGAAGTACATCATCTATAAATTCATAGCCGAAATGCAAAGGTACCACGTAAGGGTAATCACCATCTATCATGCCTAGGTGAATGATACGCGTGCTGTTTAAAATATCTTTAATTTCATCTATATTTGTAACCATACGATCTTGACGTCTCATAATAGCCTCCACAAGAATCGGAAAATTGATACACATTACGCTTCATGTAATCTGCCAAGAAGATGTTTAAATTGAGCCTCATCACTATTCAGCTTTCCGAAAAAGATTTCATCAATCTCTTCAACTAATGGGACTGCCTTTTGTAATATTGCACTACCCTTTTCATTTAAAAGAACAGCTTTCGCACGTGTATCTCTAGAGTGCTCTTTTCGCTCTACAAAACCACGTTTTTCCAATAAGCTCAATATTTGAGATACCGTCATAACATCTATCCCTGAAAGTTTTGAAATCATAACTTGTGTAACTTCGTTATCATGTTGTGATAGATAAGCAAGAGACGCTAAAACAACAAATTGAGGATGTGTTAAGTTCAACTCTTTTAACGCTTGTTTTATAGTAAAATGCCATTTATTGTACACCCTCATGAACAATAATCCTGTTGATTTTTCTGAATTGTCTTTATATTTTGATGTAAACAAACAGCAATCACCTTATCTTTCTAAACAATTTTTTAGAATAAATATAGATTGAGGAACATCCGAAAAAACTTGACTTAAAAATTCCAAATGTTGATTATCTTCACTTTCTAAGCTTACAGTATGCTTTACATTTACACTTCCGTCATGATTATCAATTATTTGATGTCCGAAAAGAATAGCACCAAATGGAGTTTCAGTCTTATCCCAAAACTCTTCAAAAGGTTTTACAAGAGTAAGCTGATATTCCATAGGCGGCATGCCTTCAAGCTCCATTGTACCACATGAACCGGTCTCAAATTTACCGTTTAATGTAATATTTTTTAGATCCTCTTCCCAGTCATACCATTTTTCGATATTCGCATAGTACGCCCACACAGCTTCTTTTGTTGCTTTTATTTTCAAACTAAAACTAAATTCCATTTTATATCCTCCTTTTTATTGTAAGTATACTTATTATAAATTATTTTATATTATTCGTCAATTAACTTCCAAAAAAGGATATTCTATGCGTTTATCAATATAAGGGTATACTCTCATCAGAAAATCACCAGGTCTTTTGTCTACTGTAAAAATACATTTGACTTTTTAGAATAGATACTGTATTATAAAAAAATAGTTCTAAAGATTCTATAGATTGTTAAAGCTGTGGTAATCCATAGCCTTTATATTTATAGATAGTTTGTAGAAAAGAGGTCTTTATTATGTCTGATACGCATCAGTTAAAACGGGGTCTTAAGAACCGGCATGTACAGCTGCTCGCCATCGGCGGTGCTATTGGTACAGGCCTATTCTTAGGCTCCGGTCGCGCCATTCACTTGGCTGGTCCATCCATCATATTCGCCTACCTAATAACAGGTGTTATGTGCTTCTTTATTATGAGAGCACTAGGCGAATTATTGTTATCTAACCTAAATCACCACTCTTTTATCGACTTTGTAGAAGATTACTTAGGAGATCGAGCAGCCTTTATCACGGGATGGACATACTGGTTCTGCTGGCTTTCACTAGCCATGGCAGATTTGACAGCCGTAGGCCTCTACATGCAATACTGGATACCGTGGCTTCCTCAATGGATACCAGCCTTACTTGTTCTAGTCGCCTTGCTGTTAATGAACTTGACAGCTGTAAAATATTTTGGTGAAATGGAATTCTGGTTTGCCTTGATTAAGGTAATCGCTATCATCTCTCTTATCATTATCGGTATCATCATGATTGTTACTGGTTTCACCACAGATGCTGGCGTCGCCGCCTTTAGTAATATGTGGAACTATGGAGGATGGTTCCCGAATGGAACGATGGGCTTTATTCTATCATTCCAAATGGTTGTATTTGCTTTCACAGGTATCGAACTCGTAGGGTTGACAGCTGGCGAAACAGAAAATCCTGAAAAGGTTATTCCAATGGCCATAAATAATATTCCATTGCGTATTATTTTATTCTATGTGGGCTCTTTAGCCATTATCATGAGTATTTACCCTTGGACTGCCGTTAACCCTGCTACAAGCCCATTTGTAGCAGTATTTACCGCCGTTGGTATTACAGCCGCTGCAGGTATCGTAAACTTTGTGGTTCTTTCTTCTGCAGCATCCGCTACAAACTCCGGTATCTTCAGTACCGGTCGTATGATTTATGCCTTGGCAAAACGCGGTCACGCCCCGAGTTCGATGCGCCGCTTGACTCACAGCAGTGTGCCATACCAAGCAACGATTTTCTCGGCAGCCGTATTATTGATTACGGTTGTACTCAACTACGTAATGCCTGAAGCAGTATTCGTTATGATTACATCAATCTCCACGTTCTGCTTTATCTTTATTTGGGCCATGATGGTTATTTGCCATCTCAAATATCGCAAGAAAAATCCTGAGATAGCGGCACAGTCTAAATTCAAAATGCCTCTATACCCTGTAATGAACTACGTCATCCTCGCTTTCTTCGTTTTCGTTTTAGCCATTCTAGCCTTAAACGAAGATACGCGAATTGCCCTCTTGTTCACACCAATTTGGTTTATCATTCTTTGGGCCTTCTACTCCATGCTTAACACGGACGATGAAGATGCTCTTGGGGAAGAACTCATCGAAATGGCTGGTGTAAAAGAAATTTACAAAAAACCTAAAAAAGACGATTCCGATGATTACGTAATCTAACAAAAAGGCTCGTGCATAGCACGAGCTTTTCTTTTACTTCATAGTAGGAAAATTCTGTTGTTCATATTGTTCTAGATATGCTGGTAAATTACTTGTATCTTCATTGTAATTAAAGATAGTCTTGATGCGATAGCCTTCTTGAGTGATTATGATATCAATAGAGGATGGTACTTCTTGACCATTCTGTTGCAAGTGATTAACTAATTCTTGCAAGGCCTCTGTTTGATGTAAAGAACCGGCCATATATTTACCCTTGGATAGACCTGTATTTCTAATGACTTGGCCATTGTATACTTGACCTCTATTATCTTTGTAATAAAAGCGTACAGCATCCTTATCTCCCGTAGGAACAGCTTTAATATAAATGGTCTTCCAATTCTTTTTAATCATCACTTTTGTAGCTTCTGCTAAATTATTAGACAAACGTCGTGTTTCTTTATTTGTTGATTTAGACACACCATTAACCTGTTGAATTTCATCATTCATAGGCATATCAATAGGTGCCACTACTGGATCTTGTTCTACCTTTTTTGCATCTGCAGGCTGAACCGCGAACATACCAACAACCGCCATTACAGCTAATGCGGTAAGAGCAATTTTTTTCATTCCATCTCTCCTTAGTTAGGATACATCAAAACAAATTATATTTTATACAACACATTCTATTATATTCATTAAACAGTTTAATATCAAGTCATACTTAATTTTTAGGACTGACACTATTAATGATTTGGTTCCATCGTTCAAAACGTTTAGTATCGTAGTTCATATCCATATATTTAATATTAAAAGAGGTAATCGATTTTAGATTTTCATAGCGTTCCATCTCATCAGTCTTAACATTCCAGAACAACATCATATTTTCATATATAGGAATACCATAATAATGTTCAGCTTTAAAAAAATCAAAAGGTAAATTCATATTTGGTTTCGCATATATAAGAGGAGTAACCGTGAGCAAATAAGTATCTCCTACCTTACCATTTATATATAATTCTCTAGGAATAAGAGAGTCTAATATTACTTTATCATTTTTAATACCATGTTTACTTACTTTCTTTTGTTGAACCAAACGTGGATCTGTATCAACTATTTTAGAAGCAGATAAATTAGCATCTATAATATATTCTCCATCTCGATTAGAGGCTATAATTTTTCCATCTATATAATCTAAGGAAGCAGAAAATTTATCTAAATCATATCCAATAATATTAGAAACTAAAGATGTATCATTGATTTTAAAAATCAAAAGTGGATACAACTTCATATCAGGAATAGTATCATTAGAGCATCCGAGTAGATATAGTTCCTCATTAATAATAAGATAATCAACAATATAACAGTTATATTGTTTTAAAATGGGTAATACATCGATAGTATACGATTCAGAATAATTAGATGCACTCAGAATCTTTAATGCCGCAGTAGGATTACGATTAATATCAACCGCAATATCCTTTTCTATAATTACCCCTTGTTTTGGTAAAATTCGAGCCTCATTTCTCGTACCACTAAGGTGTAAGGCACACAAAATAAGGATAAGTAAAAGCAAAAAACCAACAATATAATGCTTTTGTATCCATTGCAACATAGGACCACCTCTCTCTTACCTATAGTATAACTAAATCTGTCGACTAATAAAAGAAAAGACTTCTGCCAATTCTTGACTGATTATATTCTGTCAATTACTGGTAAAAGCCTTTAATTTTATAATATTGGTTATGAAATTGTCCTATATAGCAAAGAGATATACTTAGATGTTTCTATTCGCAGAAATATCAAAATCAATATTACTAAATTAGTTACTAAAATCCGTATCCACAATAGCGAATTGTGTATAATCAGGGTAACGTTTTTGCATTTCTGCCTTGATTTTTTCTAATGTACTATGTGGATCTTCTTCATCAAAGTCAAAGATAATATCGTAGTAGATAACCTTCTTTTCTTCTTGTACGTAGAAGGCATGTACTTGTACTACATGTGTATATAAACTAATAACTTGATCAAGAGCTTTTCTAATTTCAAGTACTTCTACACTTGGTTTGTTTTCAGCATATACACCAACGGTCATATTGATGCCAAACTTTTTATAAAGATGAACCGCAATGCCCTTTGTTAGGGGATGAACTTCTGCCATTGTCATCGTATCTGGTACAGAAATATGAACGGAACCAATTGTTTCTCCCGGGCCATAGCTATTTAATACCAAATCATATACACCACCCACATTCGGATGCTGTGCGATAGTTTCTTTAATATTACGGATTAAATTATCATCTGCTCGAATACCAAGCAAATGGTTGTACATTTCACGTAAAATATCATACGCCGCTTTTAAAATCAAAACAGAAATAACAGCGCCCACATAACCTTGAATATCAAAGTTAAAGAGAAATACTAAGCCTGCAGATACCAATGTAGCAAAGGTAATCACCGCATCAAAAAGGGCATCTATACCAGATGCTACGAGCGCATCGGATTTATATTTTTCACCTTGTGCCTTGATGTAACGGCCCATCACTACTTTCACCACGATGGCAACAGCGATGATAACAAGACCTGGAATATCAAATGTAGATACCTCAGGGTGGATAATTTTATCCACAGATTCCTTAAGGGATCCAATACCTGCACCGAGAATGATGAAAGCTATGGCCATGGTAGTCATATATTCTATACGACCGTGGCCAAATGGATGCTCCTTATCAGCCCCTTTGGCGGCTAATTTCGTACCCACAATAGTTAATACAGAGGACAATACATCTGTTAAGTTATTTACCGCATCAAGGATGATGGCGATGGAATTAGACGCAAGGCCCACAATCATTTTAAAAATAACGAGAACGACATTACCTATAATGCCTTTTATACTGGCAAGCGTAATCCCCCGATTACGTGCTGCACCATTATCTTGTAAAATCATACTACACCTCTTACATTCTGATTTATAGTTTTTAAATTGAACTATATCGATTTGCTCCTATTTATATTATAGCTTATCGATTATCATTTGTCATTATTTTTCTTGAAAAATATTTTTAAACTTATTGATTTTACTGAATTATCAATAATTCTCATTTCTCAATTAGGAATTTTGATGTATTGTGACTTCACAATGTATAGTACAAACTTATGACTAACAAACTAGTATTTTGTATTACGTAACGAGTTAACCAGATCAGATTATGCCATAACCGTAATATGCTCTCCTGTGCGAATGTGTGTAAATACTACCTTTTGAGCGCGCAATTGGAATGGCTGTCCCGTAGGTTGTGCACCGTATAAGGTATCTCCTACAAGAGGGTGCCCTATATGGCTGAAAGCTACTCGAATTTGATGTGTTTTCCCTGTGTACAAACGAACTAAAACCTCAGTATATCCACATTTATTGGACTTATACACAGTTTTGTCCACATTTAGATTATTTTTATCCACATCTACTAATTCTATATCCACATTTTTTAGTCCTATATCCACAGAATTTTCAGACTTATTCACAGAGTTATCCACAGGCTGGGAAGAATGTCTACATAGGACGGAAAAATCTGTGCGAGTCTCTTTGCCCTTTGCATTTACTTCGTAATGAATACCATCAGCACTGCGTTCCATAGGGAATACTAAAGTATCCTCATCAGCTTCTACAATGCCTTCTACAGTAGCCATATACCACTTTTCAAAGGTGTTATCATCCATTTGTTGTTGATAAAGACTTTGAGCTAGACCGCTTTTTGCAATGACAATACAGCCCGTCGTATCTCGATCTAAACGGTTCAAGAAACGTACCTTTCGCTTGATACCATGTTCTTTAAAAT
This window contains:
- a CDS encoding pyridoxamine 5'-phosphate oxidase family protein, whose protein sequence is MRRQDRMVTNIDEIKDILNSTRIIHLGMIDGDYPYVVPLHFGYEFIDDVLHIFVHGYHEGKKFSLIQANPHVFIEIDGDDEALVSGGDIPCKYSSVYSSVMGRGEAAYLENIDEKAHGLQVLMNHQTGREFTFSDAMVNSVGVVRIKVVGYTAKRRRQLEQDIIMPPLNK
- a CDS encoding MarR family winged helix-turn-helix transcriptional regulator, producing MFTSKYKDNSEKSTGLLFMRVYNKWHFTIKQALKELNLTHPQFVVLASLAYLSQHDNEVTQVMISKLSGIDVMTVSQILSLLEKRGFVERKEHSRDTRAKAVLLNEKGSAILQKAVPLVEEIDEIFFGKLNSDEAQFKHLLGRLHEA
- a CDS encoding polyketide cyclase, which produces MEFSFSLKIKATKEAVWAYYANIEKWYDWEEDLKNITLNGKFETGSCGTMELEGMPPMEYQLTLVKPFEEFWDKTETPFGAILFGHQIIDNHDGSVNVKHTVSLESEDNQHLEFLSQVFSDVPQSIFILKNCLER
- a CDS encoding amino acid permease encodes the protein MSDTHQLKRGLKNRHVQLLAIGGAIGTGLFLGSGRAIHLAGPSIIFAYLITGVMCFFIMRALGELLLSNLNHHSFIDFVEDYLGDRAAFITGWTYWFCWLSLAMADLTAVGLYMQYWIPWLPQWIPALLVLVALLLMNLTAVKYFGEMEFWFALIKVIAIISLIIIGIIMIVTGFTTDAGVAAFSNMWNYGGWFPNGTMGFILSFQMVVFAFTGIELVGLTAGETENPEKVIPMAINNIPLRIILFYVGSLAIIMSIYPWTAVNPATSPFVAVFTAVGITAAAGIVNFVVLSSAASATNSGIFSTGRMIYALAKRGHAPSSMRRLTHSSVPYQATIFSAAVLLITVVLNYVMPEAVFVMITSISTFCFIFIWAMMVICHLKYRKKNPEIAAQSKFKMPLYPVMNYVILAFFVFVLAILALNEDTRIALLFTPIWFIILWAFYSMLNTDDEDALGEELIEMAGVKEIYKKPKKDDSDDYVI
- a CDS encoding immunity protein YezG family protein, whose product is MKKIALTALAVMAVVGMFAVQPADAKKVEQDPVVAPIDMPMNDEIQQVNGVSKSTNKETRRLSNNLAEATKVMIKKNWKTIYIKAVPTGDKDAVRFYYKDNRGQVYNGQVIRNTGLSKGKYMAGSLHQTEALQELVNHLQQNGQEVPSSIDIIITQEGYRIKTIFNYNEDTSNLPAYLEQYEQQNFPTMK
- a CDS encoding cation diffusion facilitator family transporter; protein product: MILQDNGAARNRGITLASIKGIIGNVVLVIFKMIVGLASNSIAIILDAVNNLTDVLSSVLTIVGTKLAAKGADKEHPFGHGRIEYMTTMAIAFIILGAGIGSLKESVDKIIHPEVSTFDIPGLVIIAVAIVVKVVMGRYIKAQGEKYKSDALVASGIDALFDAVITFATLVSAGLVFLFNFDIQGYVGAVISVLILKAAYDILREMYNHLLGIRADDNLIRNIKETIAQHPNVGGVYDLVLNSYGPGETIGSVHISVPDTMTMAEVHPLTKGIAVHLYKKFGINMTVGVYAENKPSVEVLEIRKALDQVISLYTHVVQVHAFYVQEEKKVIYYDIIFDFDEEDPHSTLEKIKAEMQKRYPDYTQFAIVDTDFSN
- a CDS encoding RluA family pseudouridine synthase; the encoded protein is MARKTHRPDDILWTVTAVDIDAVLSQKYAKQNLSNNGRDVFSSSRGISSSNQDMSSGDLEHTGEACDISLGEVLDTKYPRKSLVKLFEEKLIHINGHKATPKDAISVDDEIWIAMAKEKIDHDPIEMDLSVLYEDEDLFIVDKPSGVTVNSKDRLSLANGVAHYFKEHGIKRKVRFLNRLDRDTTGCIVIAKSGLAQSLYQQQMDDNTFEKWYMATVEGIVEADEDTLVFPMERSADGIHYEVNAKGKETRTDFSVLCRHSSQPVDNSVNKSENSVDIGLKNVDIELVDVDKNNLNVDKTVYKSNKCGYTEVLVRLYTGKTHQIRVAFSHIGHPLVGDTLYGAQPTGQPFQLRAQKVVFTHIRTGEHITVMA